A window of Aquitalea denitrificans contains these coding sequences:
- a CDS encoding class I SAM-dependent methyltransferase has translation MRGTLLRHLLLQLLAALLAWFFIAPAAQPQAWAILQGLFAVLLTYVWRLPGWQKISHGLFVPAVVLLQQLAVPAWVYLFGLLLTVAMGRNALTERVPLYRSGREVADRLAAYLPQGARVLEAGCGDGRLAIQLAALRPDLHILALENAWGSCLLACLRWYFAGRPAGVRFGCRSFWHEHWGQHDAVYAFLSPAPMPRVWHKFLTEGAPASVLVSNTFTVPDVQPDSRIPLGGPLQKELLIWCHPHGSC, from the coding sequence ATGCGCGGGACCCTGCTGCGACATCTGCTGCTCCAGCTACTGGCGGCGCTGCTGGCCTGGTTCTTTATTGCACCAGCGGCGCAGCCACAGGCCTGGGCTATTCTGCAGGGCTTGTTTGCCGTATTGCTGACTTATGTATGGCGCCTGCCAGGCTGGCAAAAAATTTCCCATGGCCTGTTTGTGCCGGCGGTCGTGCTGTTGCAGCAACTGGCTGTGCCGGCATGGGTGTATTTATTCGGCCTGCTACTGACTGTTGCTATGGGACGAAATGCGCTGACAGAACGGGTGCCGCTGTATCGTTCCGGACGCGAGGTAGCCGACAGGCTGGCGGCTTATCTGCCGCAGGGTGCCCGGGTGCTGGAGGCGGGTTGCGGTGATGGACGGCTGGCTATCCAACTGGCGGCACTGCGCCCGGATTTGCACATACTTGCCCTGGAAAATGCCTGGGGCAGCTGCTTGCTGGCCTGCTTGCGCTGGTATTTTGCTGGTCGTCCGGCGGGGGTGCGGTTTGGCTGTCGCAGTTTCTGGCACGAGCACTGGGGTCAGCATGATGCTGTCTACGCTTTTCTGTCGCCGGCACCCATGCCACGTGTCTGGCACAAGTTTCTGACCGAAGGCGCTCCGGCCAGTGTGCTGGTAAGCAATACCTTCACGGTTCCCGATGTCCAACCTGATAGCCGGATTCCGCTTGGCGGTCCGCTGCAGAAAGAATTGCTGATCTGGTGCCACCCTCATGGATCTTGCTAA